The stretch of DNA TTAATGCACAGTATTCAGTGCTTGGTCCAAAAACCACTTTATCATACTTTGAAACCTATGGTCAACACATGAGTGAAGGTTACATGAAAGTCTGGAAATTTATTGTTTAGGTTACACATATGAAAATCAGACACAAAAGCAAGCACTTTCTCATATAAAAACCGAatgatttttaaagacaaataataataaaacagtatttttgctaGAAAGAGGTCATCAGACTCTTTTATTTTGTCAGTTGATACTTTTTTAGGaagaatttttccttctgctaaaTTCTGAGTTGATTAATGTGATATTGTATGTGAGAATGTGCTTACAGATTATGAGattccatttttaaattacaaagcaGGAGTTTCCCAGTATCAGTTGGCTGAGTTTCTGTAACTGAAATatctaagaaaatataaaagatatTCTAATTAATTATCCTGACATTTTGTGTAATGCAACAATGAAAACTTGTCTGTGGTCGTTCAGCTATTCCAATGGTGTAGAAATGTGTGAAGTAACCCAAACAgttgtaaaagaaaacaatgtcTTCATGGTTATCAAAACTGAaatccttttatttattattttaagacaGATGAATTTATGATTAAATTTAAAGATTCTCTCTTTATTTTATAACCAGAAAAAAGGCACTGTTTAAATAATGTCAAGGTTGAGTGCCAAAACAATTGAAGCTAGCAAATGTGAAATAAAGCCAACACCCTCTTCTTTTCTCACAGTGgtatcaaaaaaagagaaagctgaagcACATCATGAAACAGGGAGAAGCAACAGTCAAAACATTATAAATGGagtaatattcagaaaaaaaatggagcaatAAGTAAACAATTGTGAAATCcatttgatcttttaaaaaatgtgttcacCGAGTTTCTTGGGGAAAAATTCAGAGGAGTTGTAAGCTTTGGATTAGTAGCTTTAAATGGGAAAGTTGATGATCCCATTAGCTCTGAGTGctctaaaaagaagaaagaaaagaaaagcccatGCTGAATAGTTCAATGTGTATGGGATCATTAAAAAGTAGAGATAAAAAGAAGAGTCAATGAAGGGGAAAAGAAGCCATGGGAGGTGAGGCCAAttacaattttatattttaaaatacctttcactAAAGGTAAAAAGGAAAGGCCTCATGCTGCCCTATGGTACACCATACTCTCCGATATGTATTTTGTAAATGTAGGTACTTCACCAGAAATTTCCTTCCTGCATATGTGAAGATGTGCAATTACAGGAGATCAACCATGAACATTCACACTGGAGCAAAACCTTCTGAAATGCATGTATATTCATGTGTATCTCGTACAAGACATCATATCCTGGATTTCATACCTGACTTCTCTTATGgctaaaatactgtaaaattaattatttaaatcttCTGGTAGAGGTCTCAGTTTCTGACAGTGACTTCTCACTTGTGTTGCTAGTAGATGTCTATGTCCTGGTCCAGTCCTGGATGATATGCTATCATAAAGACCTTGCAGAGGCCCAAATTAAATTTTCAATCATGGTTACTTAGTGTGATTATTCAGTCAATGAGAGTGTGAGTTCACTTCAGTCACTGGACAAAGAATCCATGCTCCTGTCAAAGTACACATGGCTTATCTACAGTTCAACTTTCTGACATAGACAGGGCTTGGTTGGATATGACAGGCTGTGGTCAATGGGTTTGATCATCATCCATGCAAACTTGCACATGCGTTGCTTGTTGCAGTCCTTTTGCCAGTATATCACGTTCCTACGGTTTAGATTTGCTCCAGCACATGCATCGTACCACCAGCCTCCCCCAGGAACGCCATTGTGTTCCAATTTAGCACAATTCTGAAAGTAATTATCATTGTCTCTGTCCTTGGTGGTGAACTTCTGGTTGTCATGGAGATAAGCTTCTGTGTCCAGGGTCAGAGCATCAGTGGCATTGCCTTTGTATAGACCAACCCTGATTCGGTATTGAGACGCTTCGTCTTCAATAAGGAATGGTTCATACTGTCCCCATTTGATTTCAGCGTTTAGGTTTACAAGTTTAACTCCAAGTATATATTGCACAGAGCTGCTAGTTAACTGATGCATATACTCATTTCCTAACCAGTGGTTGTCAAGAACGGAGCCAAATCCGTATTTGTAATCCTGCCAGGTCCTATCAAAGTCGACAGTACTATTTGCTGTAATGTGCTGGATTACTGTCCAGCCACCATCCTGCATGTTACAAGAGACAACAATTGGGTCCTCCTTTGGTTGGATGATGTAAAGACCATCTCTGGAATTTCCTTTGGAGCGCTGAAAAATCTCAAAACAATCCCTTGGATAgtctgagtaggaaaaaaaaagttttaaagtaaaTTTCTATTCAAATAGTAAATTTTAGATATTGAACTCTGTCCTTTAGAGTGAGTGAATGATTACCCTCTGACTGGAAGCTGACTCTGACTTCATCCCAGCTAGTGGGCACCTACTTAGCTAACAGGGGAAGATTTCAGGGCAGAACAAGCAGGAAATGTTCAGAAATTCAAAAAAGGGTTTGTTAACCTGCCATACAACCGAAGTGTGATTTTGCATTTATGACAGAAATATGGTTGAAAAGCCAAAAGTTATGTTCAGACCATTCCTTTTCCACCTGTGTTCTTCCAGTTTGAGTAGTCAGCAAGTTTGCAATTCCCTGTGCCATGTATTGGACCACTGCATTTAATTACTAGAGCTAGCCTTATCCTCAACTAATAAATCTAATTTCTCTTTAACCAATTTATACTTCAGGCATCTGTAACATCCTTGCATTAAATTCCAATAAGTATGCCATGTGTTCATTGGTAAAAGGGAgatattaaaacacatttcttgctAATACAAAACTTAAAAACATCTGAGGATTTTCTTAGGAACAGTTCTTGTCATTCAAACTCCAGGCTAAATCTTACAACTGATTTGCAGGTAGAACTACAGAGCTGAACATCAATATCAGGAAAATAGGTGAAAGTGCTCTTCCACTTTAATGCTTATCCAGTAGGCTCAGAGGGCAATAAAAATGGCATATAAGGGTTGGGATGACCCTCTCTATTGGGTTGAAATATATATacactgtgttttttaaatgtaacttgCTTATAAGGTAACTTCTTGCTATAGTATAGTATCAAGCATCTCTGAGACTAAGGCACAATGCTCTGCTTTTTACAATTGACTGGGAGACTGCTAAGAACcagaatataatttatttaaatatacatttatggATGTATGGATTCATATATAATTACTTTTGTACAGAAGGATGATATTCAATGTCTGTTCTGTTACTCAGAAACATGTTTATGAATTGAAATCACTCACTTCTCCATAGAGTTGAAAGGCATATAATTATGTCATTATACTATGGAatatttgtaatttatatttaataaaaacttGACAATTTTAATATCTCTATGAGAAAAATTCCTACAGACCACCTGTGATGTAAAATGACAGTTCTTCAGACCTATGAAATCCTGTGTTCTGTCCTGACAATGACTGATAGGAATTTAGATACTGTATTTagagcttaatttttttcttctgggaaactgGGATAATTCAGGACAAGTATGGCAAGatgtcctaatttttttttcccccacaaaaattTGCCAAAATATgattaaggaaaaatatttctaaatacaaaaatttagaataaaagctcagaaaaaaactCTTCTCTGCCCAAATCACTGACCAGAGAGCCCCTGCTGATCCTTCTGCTGAACacattgtttttctttacctGAAGAGAACAGACTCTGAAAAGAGTCAATCTCATTGTATGGTCTTGTGACCAACAGATCAAAAGTACACTGAACAGTTTGgttactgggggggggaggggggaagcccccagctttctggaaagagaaagggaCCATGACTTACTATTTTATCTACTACTACTGGTCCTGTGGGGAATTATATCATGCAGTCTTCTTCACAGAATTATTAAATTTCTTCTCTTCCAACTGGAAAGCACTGTAGACTTCAATAACTGTTGCTACTCTGTTAGAAATACGCATCTGGTTCCCAATCTGATTTTATTAATGTCCACtgtccatcttttttctttctcatgtcaTGTTGTACTTCAGTTAAATAGTGCTTATTCCTGAGTAATAAGCACCGATGTACCATGAGGACAACTATATTTTCAATCAGCCTTTGTTTTGCTAGGGTAAATTCTGTTAGGATAAATaagttcttttattatttagTATAAGATAaatcttctgtttctttattGTCTTAGTAGCTTTTCTGCACTACTTCACTGCAAATTAATCTCCTAGAATGTGGGTAAAATTTGCACACAGTATTGCAGATGGCCTTATATAGTGCCACCAATTCTTCCCAAGTCTTATTAAAACCATCTCTGTTAATATATTCCAGGATTGCATTTGTATTGCTTAGTTTCCTTTAATCTAGAGTCTGGTCTTTGGATCTTTGTAACTGGGAAGGTCCTCATCTTGCAGTAAAACCTAGaattttgtactttatttttcatCTCAATGGTGTTACCTAAGAACAtctggttattattttttttctgtgcaatattctgattttttgtaTTGGCATTTCTCTACTTCATGTTATCATTAAATATTATCAGAATATTCTTATTTTTGCGTCAGTATACTTAATAAGATTTCTGAAAAGATCACTTATAAGCAAGTACTTTCAGTTTCTCCTTGAGTTTATGGTTTACTTTTCTACCCAAGTCATTTTCTTTTCAATCTCTACTGAAATTATAATGTAACTCTACCTTCTCTGATTTAATATTGTATGAAGTATTGTATCATAGGCTTTGTAGAAGTCCAGATGGACTAAACCTGTTAAATAGTATTACTCATAGTAACAGTATTGTGTTAAATATAGTCTTTCATATTTGATATTCAGAAGTTTATTGGTACTGGTAAGCCACTCGGTACAGATTTTCAGGAGTATATAGGCTTTCCAAGGTCTTATTTTCATGCATTTCATTGCCTAATAGAATCTGCAGTCATGAATAGAATACTTTAAATCTCAATACTATCTGCATAACATTATTAAATACCCTGAAAGAGCAGAACTGTGTACATGACTTTGTACCCCAGTTGTTAGAACATTTGCGTGGTAGACATAGCCTGACTCCAAACCTGACCCCATGATTTTATAGAATGATTATTTAAGTGATTCATATAGTGATGTCCAAGCCAGCGATATATACAGTGACACTTGTATTTGCCTTTCTCAGTGAATATTATTCATGCAAAATAGAACAACTTCTATAGATGGATAATGAGAAAATCATTTAGGCTGATTGTTAGAGGATTCACTTGGAAAGTGAATTTTATAAACCCTCAAGTGCCATCagtcaaaggaagaaaattaatcaaaCCCACTACTCTTTTTGTGTACATTTTATGTGGGATCTACTCTAGTAAATGTATTAGAAGATGTACCAAGCTGGACCGTACAAGCTAGATAGGCAGACAGATGCCTCAGTTATAAGTACCAATGGGATTTAAGTACTGAGGTGTCAGATGTAATCTAGATATGATTGTCCTAAGAGTAAGTCTTCAAAtgccacaaaatattttttacaaaaaatctGTTAATTCTCTTGAATTAGATGGCAGCTGAACAAGGATTTTAAAGATTCTGGACTTCAGGGCAGGACATGTTCATAttgcaaagtattttttcaggGCTAACTTTCAAATACGTTGGCTGAAAATGTTACAGCAAAGCAATGAAGTAAAACACAGCATGCATCCAAATTACTCACTCTCTTCATGAGTACCTTTTTCATTGGTGTTACCCAGTCTCTCATAACCTCTTTGGGGGAGAAGGTGGGCATTAGCCAAGACCACTGCCTCTTTGGTGCTCACTGACACAGTGCAAGGAGAGAGCAGGAACAGAATAAATCCCGCTGAACTTGTCAACAGCATCATCCTTCCGAGTCAGTCCTCCTGCAGCAGTACAGAACTGTAACACAGACTGGAATTGAAAATGGAAAGATTTATGACTTTTAGTATGAAAGTCCTGAAGGAGAAAGTTATTGAAATACCTAGCTTCAGTATAGTGAGCCTCTGCCAAAATTGGCTTCTCCCATCTTTCAAGGACCTCTCCTTTTCCTGATGTCTCACACACTATTTCTGACGGTCATTCCTCTGACATGGAGCACTGTGCTGCGACACTTAGACCATCTCTCACCTCTGTCACCTTGTACCATGTGGGCAATGAAACATAATGTAACCTTGTGTGTGACAAAAAGCCATAGAAAGTAATgtaatgacaaaagaaaaagcacatctTATATTTATCAGAATTGAATTTTGCTTATTTCCCGAGTCCAAACTGCAGTGAAATAGAGGCACCAATGGTCGAACTGGCAGAAACAGCAACACTGGCTCTGCTGACTGTCTGTAGTTCAAACAGTACTTAAAGACATGGCTTTCTGAGTGCTGGGAATATTTCCATGCACTGGAGAACTCGCTTCAACACGTGAGCTACACTTTTTATGAATTTCCATTTACAGCTTTAAATAATAGGCCATGGGTTTAAATCAgatcaaaaaaaggagaaaagctcaataaacaaagtaaaaagaacttttctgcagcctcttcaaaACCCACAAGAATTCAACATATTGAATCAAAACAGTTTTGAGCCTCATTTTGTCCTCCTTTTGGGGTTACACATCTAGTAACCCTCTCCATCCAGCATAGCAAGAATGCTTTGGCTATTACTGGACTAAATCCTGTGTTCCTCGCTTCGGCAAATCCCAGCTTGACTGAAGAGGAATTTCTGTATCAATGACAGCTTAGACTGAATCAGGATAGCAGAGGTTTTCCATACTATCAAAGTACACATTTACTTAGACTCCAGCCAaactctttaatattttttttaaggactgaGCTCCCCACAGTGGCTTTGACgaaagcagaaaacagatctAGCAAGCAGCAATTCAGTCAGAGCTTATTTCCTGCCAGCGTCAGCACAGAGCCTACAGAGGCCAGTACTCTTCTCCACAGTGGTTTATGTTGCAACAGAGACACATTCCTTATAAATCTAATGACTTAGCAGCAGATTCAGCAAACAGTTTtccacagagaaaaaatattcagcacattttttaaaaaatgccaagatGAATCGTTGTAATAAAGTTCAGGtttaagaattaatttttatACCTACcatacagaaaagcagcaaaacagaatttTCTACTCTACCTAAAAATATTCAATAATAATTCTGGTttacttttaatataaaatttgcTATTTTATGCAAAGCCTCTCATTTGATATTGGGATTGTAATAAACTGGAAAATTACCTTCCATGAAATTCAGCATAGGGTTTCCCTTAAAGCATTTAAGTTCTGCTCTGTGGGCATTTCCCACTGTCCTTTCCCTGAAAGGGGAATCCTTTTCCCTGAAAGCTTctattatttttgctgttattgattattatattataaattactttaaatcaAAACGTAACCCACAAGCATCACTAAACTTCAAGAAATCTGTATTTGGTTCTGGAGttatttttttagctgttttgtttttcttttagcattttctAGTGAGtcagtcttttttcttccctcatatTTACACATTGAAATGATTTACAAATCCACTTAATTCCAGAATAGAACTTAGTATTATAAATTAAGAAAGCAACTGAGGAAAACAGAACCAGACAGGCACCTTACCTCTTTCAAGTGAAGCTtggcaaagaaaaacacacacaaatgaatAAGCTCATTCTCTACAGTTGTACTTTGCCTGCTACTTAAGTCCAGGTGAATAAATCAGCTCCAACACGCTATCTCAAATGCAGCAAAATTGCATCTTCATTATTTCACACTGTGTGCTTACTCTGGTGGACTTTGCTCTGACATATTACACTTACAAGTAAGTATGTATGAATTATAAAGTACAAAGTTCTTCCATAAGGATTAAAACAACATAGtaactaaattaaattttcttgATTAATAAACAGACACACTGATGGAGAACCATGAAGAGGTTTTAGTTCAGTAAATTACTTATGTTGCTTAAATACACACAGGCAGATGCTCAAATTTACTATCTCATTTTGCATAGGTGAATTAACTAGATGCTATACTGCTAGTCACACTTAAAATTGTATAGAGACAACTTGATTTTTAGTATTAGGAACAAACTAACCATAAAACTTGTTGTTACTTCATGTTTTAATGTGAATGAATCAGAAACAGTGTctcagagctataaaaatggaaaaaaaaacgaAAAGCAGAACAGGCTGGTCAATAAGTTTCTGGTTTAGTTTATTTGGATTAACAAGAGTTAATTAACATTGATTAGGGTCAAAACTGTAATGAATTGGATTAATTAATTGTTACTTTATATCTGAAAGTTGTACAGTCTATCTGCATGGCCTCTAGATGATGTCTAATCTAGCATTTACCCTTTTCAAGACGAGCCAACACTTAAGTTTTTGTGCTCCTTGATCCAGCCTGCAACCCACTGATCAGATTCCATCCCTGCAACAAGCTACAATTAAAATTGATGGAGCATTTAAGTCCTCTGCAAGCTCTACCTGAGGATTTGTACTATGcataatttctgttcttcaatAATTCGTCCTCAGTGAAAGCACAATATATGAGTATTTGTATTTCATGCACAATTAAATACACATAACAAATGTTTTAGGGAAGATTTGCTTGTAACATTTAAAAGTCAGtgatatttctcttcatttttaaagtACAAGCAATGTTTTATTATATATGAGGGTGGTCACAGGGAGTCCAAACAGTATCTTTTCCCTCACACTGGTCAGTAGCAGAGCTACAGGGAAAAGTTTCAGAACACATTCTCTCTGCTTTTAGCATTGCGCAGCTCAGGGAATttcagatatgtgtgtgtgtttgacaTACCTAATTTCTGGTTAGTACCATGCTTTAATAAACTTTGGCTATGAACTAGTAAAAGTGCTTTGAACAGATACAGATCTTGCTGAAATAGTGTACTAAGAAAGGGCAAGAGAAGATACCTTTCCACTTTGTCCATACTGACACTCTAGAAAACACCATTAACTTTAGTGGTATTTATTGATAGGTCTCATGTCATCCTGTAATAAATTGGGATACATCTTTGTTTTCTACCTTTGTTTCCTACATTTTCTATCACTGTTTATCTCCTCCCCCGTCTTTCCATTTTGCTTTACTTTCTTGCTGTTTGCTTCTCTGTTGATTTCCAAACTTCCAtctgagctggcagagcagaagtGAAGTGGGAAGCATTTAattagaagaaagaagaaagggcaACAGCATTCATTCACTCGTACTCAGAAGGCATCTATTTCTGTAgatgaaaactttgaaaaacagcaaaaataat from Accipiter gentilis chromosome 22, bAccGen1.1, whole genome shotgun sequence encodes:
- the LOC126049290 gene encoding fibrinogen-like protein 1-like protein → MMLLTSSAGFILFLLSPCTVSVSTKEAVVLANAHLLPQRGYERLGNTNEKDYPRDCFEIFQRSKGNSRDGLYIIQPKEDPIVVSCNMQDGGWTVIQHITANSTVDFDRTWQDYKYGFGSVLDNHWLGNEYMHQLTSSSVQYILGVKLVNLNAEIKWGQYEPFLIEDEASQYRIRVGLYKGNATDALTLDTEAYLHDNQKFTTKDRDNDNYFQNCAKLEHNGVPGGGWWYDACAGANLNRRNVIYWQKDCNKQRMCKFAWMMIKPIDHSLSYPTKPCLCQKVEL